In Oligoflexia bacterium, the following are encoded in one genomic region:
- a CDS encoding MlaD family protein: MSDLKVKFTRAEKIAGGFMATVLFGIAVTLCVVVYKQGWFASHVKYTVSFERAQGVFPGTKVEMTDLKIGHVESVEIQNDGQIIATISVLKKIQERIKEDSLIRVVRPFIIGDKALDLIVGTSSAKSLAPGGQIRSELSFDILESLDGRALAPYMKTFSEVAVSLKSLAEAFIDPKRTESLVKMFDRMAPLLDNLNNASLQFSSMSQQMTHNKNLQMAVENLAQTTLEMNKILKSSPDMAKNISEIVRTTSTVMQTLNQLMPAIQSMAPEMPKATHRAVEALNEV; the protein is encoded by the coding sequence GTGAGTGACTTGAAAGTTAAATTCACCCGAGCTGAAAAAATTGCTGGTGGTTTTATGGCAACAGTTTTATTTGGAATCGCTGTCACTTTGTGTGTTGTGGTTTACAAACAAGGTTGGTTTGCTTCTCATGTTAAATACACAGTGAGTTTTGAGCGAGCACAGGGAGTATTTCCGGGTACAAAAGTTGAAATGACGGATCTTAAAATAGGACATGTCGAATCTGTAGAGATTCAAAATGATGGACAAATTATTGCTACCATCAGTGTTCTAAAAAAAATCCAAGAGCGCATTAAAGAAGATTCTCTCATTCGCGTTGTTAGACCATTTATTATCGGCGATAAAGCCCTTGATCTCATTGTAGGAACTTCTTCGGCGAAATCTTTAGCTCCTGGCGGACAAATTCGTTCAGAATTAAGTTTTGATATTCTTGAATCTCTCGATGGTCGCGCATTAGCGCCTTATATGAAAACATTTAGCGAAGTAGCTGTTAGTCTTAAATCTCTTGCCGAAGCTTTTATAGACCCTAAGCGCACTGAATCGCTCGTTAAAATGTTTGATCGCATGGCGCCATTATTAGATAATTTAAATAATGCATCACTTCAATTTTCTAGCATGAGTCAACAAATGACGCATAATAAGAACCTTCAAATGGCAGTTGAAAACTTGGCCCAAACTACACTAGAGATGAATAAGATTTTAAAATCATCCCCTGATATGGCTAAAAATATTTCTGAAATTGTGCGTACAACAAGTACTGTTATGCAAACTTTAAATCAACTCATGCCAGCCATACAAAGCATGGCTCCAGAAATGCCAAAGGCTACCCATCGTGCTGTTGAAGCGCTTAATGAAGTGTGA
- a CDS encoding peptide chain release factor 3: protein MQSADQIKEITRRRTFAIISHPDAGKTTLTEKLLLYGGAIRQAGAVRAKTNQKHTTSDWMEIEKQRGISISTSALQFEYKGFRINLLDTPGHKDFSEDTYRTLTAADAAVMLIDAAKGVEPQTRKLFEVCRMRGLPIFTFINKLDRNGRDPLDLLDELEKVLGIRSCPMSWPIGMGADFRGVYDRQSNQVLLFQKSGEANAKTKLESIRVSGMDEPVFQEALELLELAGDPFDINRVLAGQLSPVFFGSAMNNFGVEHFLDRFIEIAPSPSARLSDKGKIEASSENFTGFIFKVQANMNPLHRDRVAFMRVCSGKFTRGMGVKHSRLKKEFKLNKPFHLFAQEREIIEEAFPGDIVGLIDTSGELRIGDTLSVGALVTYQGVPQFSPEFFANVICVDPLKRKQFQKGLDQLREEGVVQVYRQKYVGDQAPILGVVGVLQFEIFQYRLLSEYGVDVRIERLSYNLLRWVEGPEAEIEKIAMRSDNRRIEDRDGCAVFLFENEWALDWIIKNHPALKFSKIK, encoded by the coding sequence ATGCAAAGTGCAGATCAAATTAAAGAAATTACAAGACGAAGAACTTTTGCCATTATTTCTCATCCTGATGCTGGTAAAACGACTTTAACAGAAAAGCTTTTGCTCTATGGCGGTGCTATACGCCAAGCAGGAGCCGTCAGAGCAAAGACTAATCAAAAACATACCACATCTGATTGGATGGAAATCGAAAAGCAACGTGGAATTTCTATCAGTACGAGTGCTCTACAGTTTGAATATAAAGGATTTCGAATAAATTTACTCGATACGCCTGGGCATAAAGATTTCTCTGAGGATACTTATCGTACTCTCACTGCGGCTGATGCTGCAGTCATGCTCATAGATGCCGCTAAAGGTGTGGAGCCGCAAACAAGAAAACTTTTTGAAGTCTGTCGTATGCGTGGTCTTCCCATTTTCACATTCATTAATAAACTTGATCGCAATGGTCGTGACCCACTTGATTTACTTGATGAGTTAGAAAAAGTTTTGGGTATCAGATCTTGCCCTATGAGTTGGCCCATTGGTATGGGAGCTGATTTTCGAGGGGTTTATGATCGTCAGTCAAATCAGGTTTTACTTTTTCAAAAAAGCGGCGAAGCCAATGCAAAAACAAAATTAGAATCAATTCGTGTTTCAGGTATGGACGAACCCGTGTTTCAAGAGGCTTTAGAGTTATTAGAACTTGCCGGTGACCCTTTTGATATTAATCGCGTCCTAGCTGGTCAATTGAGCCCTGTGTTTTTCGGGAGTGCGATGAATAATTTTGGAGTTGAGCATTTTTTAGATCGATTTATTGAAATTGCTCCGTCTCCTTCAGCCAGACTCAGTGATAAAGGTAAAATTGAAGCCAGTTCAGAAAATTTCACAGGTTTTATATTTAAAGTTCAAGCCAATATGAACCCGCTCCATCGTGATCGTGTTGCGTTTATGCGGGTATGTTCTGGAAAATTCACTCGAGGAATGGGTGTTAAACATTCAAGGCTTAAAAAAGAATTTAAACTTAATAAGCCTTTTCATCTCTTTGCTCAAGAGCGTGAGATTATTGAAGAGGCCTTTCCAGGCGATATTGTTGGTCTAATTGATACAAGTGGTGAGTTGCGAATTGGTGACACACTTTCGGTGGGGGCCCTTGTTACGTATCAAGGTGTTCCGCAATTTTCTCCAGAGTTTTTTGCAAATGTTATTTGTGTTGATCCGTTGAAGCGCAAACAATTTCAAAAGGGTCTTGATCAATTGCGTGAAGAGGGTGTTGTTCAAGTCTACAGACAAAAATATGTGGGTGATCAAGCTCCTATTTTGGGTGTGGTGGGTGTGCTGCAATTTGAAATATTTCAGTACCGATTACTATCTGAGTATGGTGTTGATGTTCGTATTGAGCGCCTCAGTTATAATCTGCTTCGTTGGGTAGAAGGCCCAGAGGCTGAGATAGAAAAAATTGCCATGAGAAGTGATAATCGTCGTATCGAAGACCGTGATGGCTGCGCAGTATTTCTCTTTGAAAACGAATGGGCATTGGATTGGATTATTAAAAATCATCCTGCATTGAAGTTTTCCAAAATCAAATAA
- a CDS encoding biotin transporter BioY, with protein sequence MTNDKAFIPQLFKEKGASRIHDALIVGSGAVLISLLAQVKIMLPYTPVPITGQTLGVGLVALLLGSKRGTASVLIYLLMGTFGLPVFAGGRAGMIWGSTTGYLLGMVGAAYLEGWLADRGWSSRFSTTWLSGILGSVVIFASGLAMLSFFVPTESLLAAGLFPFIAGDLIKTFLAAGIVTGTQKFYSQK encoded by the coding sequence ATTTATTCCCCAGCTCTTTAAAGAAAAAGGCGCTTCGCGAATTCATGATGCTTTAATTGTTGGTTCAGGTGCCGTTTTAATCTCCCTTTTAGCACAAGTTAAAATCATGCTCCCCTACACTCCCGTTCCAATCACTGGTCAAACTTTAGGCGTAGGGCTTGTCGCACTTTTATTGGGCTCAAAAAGAGGCACAGCTTCTGTACTCATTTATCTACTGATGGGTACATTTGGTTTACCAGTATTTGCTGGGGGCCGCGCGGGCATGATCTGGGGCTCAACAACGGGTTATCTTTTAGGAATGGTTGGTGCAGCCTATCTTGAAGGTTGGCTCGCTGATCGCGGCTGGTCATCTCGCTTTAGTACCACTTGGCTTTCTGGAATACTCGGCAGTGTTGTGATTTTTGCAAGTGGTTTAGCCATGCTCTCATTTTTCGTACCTACAGAAAGTTTACTAGCAGCAGGATTATTTCCATTTATTGCAGGGGATTTGATTAAAACTTTCTTAGCTGCAGGTATTGTTACGGGCACTCAGAAATTTTACTCTCAAAAATGA
- a CDS encoding ATP-binding cassette domain-containing protein — protein MIENITSLEFQNVSFQTDFGSILNGINLSISTGDIVWIQGDVGRGLILKIAAGLVKPTMGRCLINGKSIYEMTYEEFLPFRKSIGYGFAFGGLINSLTIKENLQLYHQYHRTTNDDTQQTMKFMIELFQLQNYLNQYPIKVPGRVRKWTCLARTFIAQPSVILLDDPASAIGLPILNVLRNWIIEKQKSTCMLISSDGPELFNGLDYKKIYLKNGNIVSEEYHQQEVA, from the coding sequence GTGATTGAAAATATAACTTCTTTAGAATTTCAAAATGTTTCATTTCAAACAGACTTTGGATCAATTTTAAATGGGATTAATCTGAGTATCAGTACAGGAGATATCGTCTGGATCCAAGGTGATGTTGGCCGTGGACTTATTTTAAAAATTGCGGCAGGACTCGTTAAGCCAACAATGGGGCGTTGTCTTATCAATGGCAAAAGTATTTATGAAATGACTTATGAAGAATTTTTGCCCTTTCGCAAAAGTATTGGTTATGGATTTGCGTTTGGCGGACTAATTAATTCACTCACAATTAAAGAAAATCTTCAGCTGTACCATCAATATCATCGAACAACAAACGATGATACCCAGCAAACTATGAAATTCATGATTGAACTTTTTCAACTCCAAAACTATCTCAATCAATATCCAATTAAGGTTCCGGGCCGTGTTAGAAAATGGACATGTCTGGCGCGAACATTCATTGCACAGCCCAGTGTGATTTTACTTGATGACCCTGCAAGTGCTATTGGGCTTCCAATTCTAAATGTATTACGAAACTGGATTATCGAAAAACAGAAAAGTACATGTATGCTTATTTCATCAGATGGGCCTGAATTATTCAATGGCCTCGATTATAAAAAAATATATTTAAAAAATGGGAATATTGTTTCTGAAGAATATCACCAACAGGAGGTCGCGTGA